A genomic region of Methanofollis fontis contains the following coding sequences:
- a CDS encoding hydrogenase maturation nickel metallochaperone HypA/HybF has protein sequence MHEYSIAYDIFATARRAAIENKASGIKAVRVDIGEMAMVNPEQVKFLFDAIVEDDPLFAGVRMECRKVPVRTTCECGYEGGERFVCPSCGGLPHIVEGKEIVVSSIEIEVNES, from the coding sequence ATGCACGAATACAGCATTGCATACGATATATTCGCCACCGCACGGCGTGCCGCCATCGAGAACAAGGCCTCAGGGATAAAGGCGGTCAGGGTGGATATCGGCGAGATGGCGATGGTCAATCCTGAACAGGTAAAATTCCTCTTTGATGCCATCGTCGAGGACGACCCCCTGTTTGCGGGGGTGCGGATGGAATGCCGGAAGGTGCCTGTCCGCACCACATGCGAGTGCGGATATGAGGGGGGTGAGCGATTTGTCTGTCCCTCGTGCGGTGGTCTCCCCCATATTGTCGAAGGAAAAGAGATCGTAGTATCCAGCATTGAGATAGAAGTGAACGAGTCATGA